The Vibrio metoecus sequence AAACTGCGTTTGGAATGTGACAGTCTGGATGAGTTGATCAGCACGTATGAAATGGATATTGAACATCTGGTCGGTAAGTTAGACGTACTGGGTTATCAATACGATCCTCTTACCAACCAGTTCAAAGCTTATGCTCGGTAATGATGCCTAAAGTGAAGCCATCTTGATCCCATCAAGGTGGCTTTTGCATTGTTGGCGTGCGGTTGCGAAAAAGGCTTGCAGGTAGCGTTTATCTTTTTCACTGTGACGAGTTGCCGCAAACAGTCTGCGCCATAAGCCTTTGCCTAACGGTTTACTGGTAATTAATCCTTGGCGTGAAAACTCGCTGATTGCCCAATTCGGTAGAGCCGCAACACCTAATCCAGCAGAGACCATTTGTACTAGCATCAAGGTATTGTCGGCTTGCTTCCAGCGTGCGGGCTCAACGCCTGCGGGTTGCAAAAAGTGCTTCACCACATCCAATCTTTGCTTTTGCACCGGATAGGTGAGCATGGTTTGATCGATCAAATCTTGGGGCTCAATACCGGCTTTGTCAGCCAATGGATGGTTGGTGGCGGTGATAAGGCGCATTTCAAAATCAAACAGCGGCTCATAATGCACTTCTGAGCGCGGCAAAATATCCGAGGTGATCACCAGATCCAATTCCCCCGCTAATAGTGCGGGCAGAGGTTCAAAGCCAAAA is a genomic window containing:
- a CDS encoding DUF4250 domain-containing protein produces the protein MDLSNIRNIDSVILLGIVNEKLRLECDSLDELISTYEMDIEHLVGKLDVLGYQYDPLTNQFKAYAR
- the metR gene encoding HTH-type transcriptional regulator MetR, coding for MIELKHLKTLISLRDTGSLTATATSLHLTQSALSHQIKDLEARIGGQLFLRKTRPVRFTAEGEILLRLADDVLPKMARAENELASLKEDVNGRLHMAIECHSCFQWLMPALREYQIGWPSVALDFSSGFGFEPLPALLAGELDLVITSDILPRSEVHYEPLFDFEMRLITATNHPLADKAGIEPQDLIDQTMLTYPVQKQRLDVVKHFLQPAGVEPARWKQADNTLMLVQMVSAGLGVAALPNWAISEFSRQGLITSKPLGKGLWRRLFAATRHSEKDKRYLQAFFATARQQCKSHLDGIKMASL